GCTACCATCTATAGTGTGCGAAGGCCTTATTAGCCTCAGCCATCTTGTGCATCTCCAACTTCTTCTTTATCGCATTCCCCGTCTCATTATACGCATTCACTATCTCATCCGCTAACTTCTGAAACATCGGCCTTCCCTGCTGCTCCCTACATGCTCCAACAAGCCATCTCAAGGCCAAGGAAAATGCCCTCCCCTCCCCAACCTCAACAGGCACTTGATACGTCGCTCCTCCTACCCTCCTAGACCTAACCTCAAGCTGTGGCTTAAGGTTCTCTACCGCCTTGCTCAAAACCTCTATCGGGTCCTTCTTCAACCTCTCACCCACTATATCAAGTGCCTTATAGGCTATCTTCTGCGCTTTCAACTTCTTCCCATCCCTCATCAGAATGTTTATAAGCTTACTCACAACAACACTACCATATCTGTAATCCGGTAAAACCTCATGTCTCCTATACGCCTTCTTCTTCCTCATACCCACCTCCTACGACTTCGGCCTCTTCGCACCATACTTGGACCTGCTACTCCTCCTCCCTTCTACCCCAAGAGTATCCAACGCACCCCTTATTATGTGATACTTCACACCAGGTAAATCCTTCACCCTACCCCCCCTCACTAACACAATAGAGTGCTCCTGAAGATTATGCCCAATACCGGGAATGTACGCAATAACCTCCACCTTGTTAGAAAGCATAACCTTCGCAATCTTCCTTAATGCAGAGTTCGGCTTCTTCGGCGTCATCGTCGTAACCCTCACGCAAACACCCCTTTTTTGCGGACAGCCCCTCAATGCAGGCGCTTTACTCCTCTTCCTAACCCTCTCCCTCCCCTTCCTCACAAGCTGATTTATCGTCGGCATACCAAAACTCCACCAAAAACCACAATTATTTTAGAAAAAAACACTACACACTTGCAAATCACAAAAGGCCCTAAATTGAAAAAACCTGCTTAAGACTTCTAAAATTTTTGTTCACAAGAGAGGTTCATATGAAAGTAATACTACTAAAGGATGTAAAGGGATTAGGCAGAGTTGGAGAGATAAAGGAAGTTGCAGACGGATATGCAAGAAACTTCCTCATAAAAAATAAACTAGCCCTTGAAGCAACAGACGGAAATGTAAAATTTGTTAAGTCCCAAATAAAAACTCTTGAGAAGAAAAACGAAAGAAAATTTGAAAATGCTAAAGAAATGAAAGACACCATAGAAAGCATCATGGTAAAAGTAAAAGCAAAAGCTGGCGAAGGCGGAAGACTCTTCGGCTCCATAACCTCCGAAGACATAGTAAAAGCTCTCAAGGAGCAACACAATATAGAACTTGACAAGAAAACTGTTGAAATGGAAAATCCACTAAAGACACTTGGTGAACATGTGGTAACTGTGAAACTTGGTATGAATATACATGCAAAACTCAAAGTAACTGTTGAGGAAATATAAAAAATGAGCAGGAAAATACCAAGAACAATGTCCACCCAACATCCCGATAATGCAAATGTTCCCTTCTTCTCAAACAGTCCAATCCTACAAGGAGAGGACGAAATAAAGGAAGCATATTATGCTTTCTCCTACTTAGGAACCGATGAGGTAATGTGGGATGTTGAAGGCAAGGAAACCGACGAGTTTGTCATAAGAAAACTTGTTACAGATTATCCCGAGTTTTTCAAAAAAAATGTGCTTGGCAACGATGTGTTTATAACCCTAAGGGTCCCAAACCCTAACTACGAGAAAGCAGAAGCAAAACTACTAATAGAAACCCTTGAGAGTATTCCGAGATCCTACGACACTGCCCAAGTCTTCTACAAGGACCCCAATATTATACCAATATTTGAAGTGATAGTTCCGATGGCTGATCTAGAAACAATAAACAGAGTTTACTACTACTACAAAAACATAGTTATTGGAAAAGAAGAAAAACTTTTTTGCAACACCAACCCACATCTTAAGCTTAAAGATTGGATAGGAGAGTTTAATCCAAAAAAGATAAATGTTATACCTCTCTTTGAGGAAATAGAAGAAATAGTTTTTTGCGACCAAACTTTAAAAAAGTTCCTAGAAGACAAGATGGAAGAGACAGAATATCAGAGAGTCTTTCTAGCAAGATCAGATCCAGCAATGAATGACTCATCGTTAAGTGTCATAATAGCCATAAAACTAGCACTAGAAAAACTTTACGAGCTCCAGCAGAGCATAAAAATTCCAATATATCCAATCCTCGGATGTGGAACCGCTCCGTTCAGGGGTAACTTTTCACCAAGAACTTACAGACTTGTCCTAAACAATTACCCAAGCGTAGCAACCTTTACAGTGCAATCTGCATTCAAGTATGATTTCCCTATAAAAGAAGTTCAAAGAGCAATAGAGAACATAAGACTAACACCTATCAAGCCTCCTGATCATGTAAGTAGCAAAGATAGACTATTAGCAATAATGAAAAAAGTTTCTAGAAGGTATAAAAGTGAGCTAAACGAAATAGCAAACTTAGTTAACAACTTAGCAATATTCGTTCCGAGAAGAAGAGCTAGAAAAATCCACGTAGGACTTTTTGGATACTCTAGGCAAACAGATGAAGGGCTACCTCTTCCAAGAGTGATATCATTCTGCGCTGTCTTGTATTCTCTAGGTTTGCCACCAGACATTCTTGGACTATACGAGCTAACTAGAGAGGACATAAAATACGTAGAATCAGTTTTCCCAAGATTTAG
Above is a genomic segment from Brevinematia bacterium containing:
- the rpsG gene encoding 30S ribosomal protein S7 — encoded protein: MRKKKAYRRHEVLPDYRYGSVVVSKLINILMRDGKKLKAQKIAYKALDIVGERLKKDPIEVLSKAVENLKPQLEVRSRRVGGATYQVPVEVGEGRAFSLALRWLVGACREQQGRPMFQKLADEIVNAYNETGNAIKKKLEMHKMAEANKAFAHYRW
- the rpsL gene encoding 30S ribosomal protein S12, coding for MPTINQLVRKGRERVRKRSKAPALRGCPQKRGVCVRVTTMTPKKPNSALRKIAKVMLSNKVEVIAYIPGIGHNLQEHSIVLVRGGRVKDLPGVKYHIIRGALDTLGVEGRRSSRSKYGAKRPKS
- the ppcA gene encoding phosphoenolpyruvate carboxylase, yielding MSRKIPRTMSTQHPDNANVPFFSNSPILQGEDEIKEAYYAFSYLGTDEVMWDVEGKETDEFVIRKLVTDYPEFFKKNVLGNDVFITLRVPNPNYEKAEAKLLIETLESIPRSYDTAQVFYKDPNIIPIFEVIVPMADLETINRVYYYYKNIVIGKEEKLFCNTNPHLKLKDWIGEFNPKKINVIPLFEEIEEIVFCDQTLKKFLEDKMEETEYQRVFLARSDPAMNDSSLSVIIAIKLALEKLYELQQSIKIPIYPILGCGTAPFRGNFSPRTYRLVLNNYPSVATFTVQSAFKYDFPIKEVQRAIENIRLTPIKPPDHVSSKDRLLAIMKKVSRRYKSELNEIANLVNNLAIFVPRRRARKIHVGLFGYSRQTDEGLPLPRVISFCAVLYSLGLPPDILGLYELTREDIKYVESVFPRFREKMSEVLSMWNDEVLDLLPASIRSEIRETVKRFDFTQNKEHLEFSRELVRRVKEYKLDTKITDLIVASAKTRNFLG
- the rplI gene encoding 50S ribosomal protein L9, with product MKVILLKDVKGLGRVGEIKEVADGYARNFLIKNKLALEATDGNVKFVKSQIKTLEKKNERKFENAKEMKDTIESIMVKVKAKAGEGGRLFGSITSEDIVKALKEQHNIELDKKTVEMENPLKTLGEHVVTVKLGMNIHAKLKVTVEEI